CCGCTCTGTTCGACGCGGTCCGTATCGCCCTGACGGGACGCAGGCTCGGCATCCATACCGATGCCCGCCAGCGTTTCGAGCGCGGAATCGATCCGGCACTCGTTCTGCCCGGCCTGGAAGCTGCCACACAGCTCATTCTGTCGCTCTGCGGCGGTGAGGCCAGTGAAATCACCAGCGCTGGCGCAGTTCCCGCCTGGCAGCGTGAGGCATGGCTGCGTTTCGATCGTCTCGAAACGCTGGGTGGCGTCGAAATCCCTTCGGGGGAAGCCACACGCATCCTTGAGCATCTCGGCTTTGCCGTACATGAGCAGGACGAGACACGCGCCTGTTTCGCGGTGCCATCATGGCGCAATGACGTGGCGACAGGTGTCACGCTCGATCAGGCACCGCATCTCGACCCTGCCCAGGCCCAGAACGCTGCGGCGTCGGTTCATGCCATCGAGGCAGAAAACGACCTGATCGAGGAAGTGCTGCGTATCTACGGGCTGGACTCGGTTCCCCCGCTGCCATTGCCGCTCAAGACAGCGATTGCCGCTCCCGCCCTGACGCCGGCACAGGTCCGTCTGGGCGATCTGCGTCGACTCTGCGCGTTGCGTGGGCTGGTGGAAACCGTTGGCTTCTCCTTCGTCTCGCATGAGGACGCTCTGCTGTTCGGCGGAGCGCCTGAGGGGCTGCGTCTGCTCAACCCGATCGCTTCCGACCTCAACCAGATGCGCCCTACGCCGCTGATCAATCTGGCCCGTGCGTGGCAGCGCAATGCGGCGCGTGGACTGAGCGATGCGGCCCTGTTCGAACTGGGCCCCTGCTTCCATGCAGATGGGCAGAAGCTCGTGCTGGCCGGGCTGCGTGGTGGTGAGACGCCAAGGCGCCCCGGTACGCGGGCACAACCCATGACGTTGTGGGACGCCAAGGCGGATCTCATGGCGGCGCTCGAGGCTCTCAAGCTTCCTGCCGAGGCGCTGAGCGTGACAGCCGATGCGCCCGGTCATTATCATCCCGGCCGCTCGGGTGTTGTGCGTCAGGGTCCAAAGACGGTTCTGGGCTGCTTTGGCGAGCTGCATCCCCGCGTGACACGCGCCATGGGTATCGACTCGACTCTTGTCGTATTCGAAATTTTCCTCGATGCCGTGCCGCTGCCCAAGGTCAAGCGTCGCCAGCCGCCTGCGCTCTCGGCTTTCCAGCCTGTCAGTCGCGATTTTGCCTTCATCGTGGCACCGGGTGTGGAAGCTCAGGCTGTTCTCAAGGCCGCCCGTGGTGCCGAACGGGCGCTGATCAGCGATGTGCGCCTGTTCGATGTTTATGAGGGCGGGTCGCTCGAGGCAGGTCATCGGTCATTGGGCATCGAGGTCACGCTTCAGCCCGTCAAGGCGAGCCTGACCGATGAGGAAATCGAGGCTGTTTCCGAAAAGATCATTGCGGCCGTTGCCAAGGCAACCGGCGCAACGCTGAGACGCTGAGGCCGCATGCCCAATTCTGCCATCACCCCTCGCGTCATCTGGCTTCTGGCAGGTGAGGCCAGTGGTGATGTGCTGGGCGCCCACCTCATGCAGGCACTTCACGCGCGCGACCCGCATCTGATTTTCGTTGGAATCGGTGGTCCGCGCATGGAGGCTTTGGGCCTCGCCAGCCTGTTCCCCATGCGGGATCTGGCAGTGATGGGGCTGGTGGAGGTGCTGCCGCGCATACGACAGCTCTCCCAACGCCTGAACGAGGCGGTCAATGATGTGGTGCTGCGTCAGCCCGATCTGATTGTCACGATCGACTCACCGGGTTTCGCGTTGCGCTTTCTCAAGCGCCTGCGACACGTGACCGTACCGAAAATCCATTATGTGGGCCCGCAGGTCTGGGCGTGGCACGAGAAGCGCGTCCACAGTTTCCCCGAACTCTGGGACCGGCTGCTTTGCCTCCTGCCGTTCGAGGTGGAGTGGTTCGGTGAGCGCGGCGTAGCGGTCGATTTCGTCGGTCATCCGGTGCTTCAGTCAGGGGCCGATCAGGGGGATGCGAAGCGCTTTCGGCTGCGTCATGGCATTGCCGATGAGGCACCCGTGCTGATCCTGATGCCTGGCAGCCGTCGCTCCGAGGTGCCGCGCCTTTTGCCGGTTTACGGTAAGATGCTCGCCCTGCTGAAACAGCGTCTGCCGGGTATCGTGCCGGTCCTGCCGCTTTCGCCGCTTGTCGCCCAGACGGTACGCGCTGCCGTGGCGCGCTGGCCGGTCAAGCCGATCATCGTGACCGAACTGCATGACAAGCATGATGCTTTCGCCGCAGCAGGCGCAGCCCTGACCAAATCGGGCACGTCGACGCTCGAACTGGCTCTGGCGCATGTACCGATGGCTGTGGCTTATCGCGTCAATCCGGTCACGGCGTTCATGGCGCGTCGCCTGATCAAGGTGAAATATGTGGCGATGGTCAATCTGCTGGCAGGGCGGGAGGTCGTGCCCGAGCTTCTGCAGGAGCGTTGTACGCCAGAGGATCTGGCGGATGCGTCCTATGCCCTGTTGACCGACCCGGCGCTGGGGGCGGCGCAACGCGAAGCCTTCGATGCGGTCATGGCGCAGCTGCGCCCTCCGGCATCACCGAGCCATAACGGTACCCCGTCAGACGCGGCGGCAGAAGCGGTTCTGCGTATCCTGAACGAACGACGCCCGGTGACAGCGCTAGGGACGGTCACGACAACTGAGCCCGACGCGCCCTGAGACGCCTCAGGCGGCGCTTTCTGTGGGCGCAGCAGCCTCAGCGTGCCGCGGTGGGGGATCTGGTTCTGTGAGGGAAAGGCCCCGTTCGCGTCACGGATAAGCCCCTCGGCAAGCGCCAGCCCTTTTCACCAGACGGGGATAAAGGGGCAGTAATAGAGGCAAGGCTCAGTGCGCGCTGCCATAAAGCTGCTCGGGCGTGACTTCCGGCGCTGTCGTATCCCGCAGCCCCTCAGGAACGACTTCATGATAGAAGCAGCTGCGACGGCCAGTATGGCAAGCCACGCCTGTCTGGTTCACGAGCAGCAGCACCGCATCGCGATCGCAATCCAGCCGGGCCGAAACAAGGGTCTGGCGCTGACCAGAGCTCTCGCCCTTGCGCCAAAGCCTGTCGCGGCTGCGTGAATAGTAGCAGACCTGACCGGTTGCGAGCGTCTCGGCCAGTGCCTCGCGGTTCATCCAGGCCAGCATCAGAACATCATGTGGCGCCTCTGCCGCCTGGGCGAGGGCCGTAATCAGCCCGTCCTCATTGAAACGCACCGTATCGAGCAGGGTGTCGATCGTCTGCTGATCGGGGGGGAGGTAGCTCATGATGCTTCGTCCTGAAACCAGTCGGGAATGATGGGTGTGAGGGTTACTCCCTCATGATGCACGGGCGTTGTCCAGACCTCGCGACGCAAAAAGGCAAGGCCATGCTGCCCGAGACTGCTGCGCATCTGTCCGATCTCGCGCCCTTCAGCCATCAGAATGGTACCGCAGGGGGGGAGGGGACCATCACCCTGCACGGGCACCAGACGCTTTTTCACCAGCCCACGGTAATGGGTACGGGCGGTGAGTTCCTGCCCCATATAGCACCCCTTGGTGAAAGAGATGCCGTGCAGCCAGTCGAAATTCGCCTCGATCAGCAAGGTCTTCTCGCTCTCGCAATCCTGCGCATCGGGCAGGCCCAGCGAGAGGCGGTGGGCATGATAGGCGGTGAGATCGGCCTGATCGGCAGTGTCAGATCCCTCAGTGACACGGCGCCATCCCGCATCGGGATGCCTTGGGTCACGACGTGCGCCCTCGTGGGGGGTGTCATCCCATAGGGCTTCCACGGAAAGAGCGGTCCGTTCTAGCGCCACGTCAGCGCGCAGGCGGAACCGCATCAACCGGCTGATCAGAAAATCAGCGTGATCGGCAGGTACGTCGAGCAGAAGGCGCTCGCTCTCATGCCATAAAAAGAAATCCGAAAGGTAGCGGCCCTGGGGTGTGAGATAGCCTGCCCATATCAGGGCCTCGTCTGAGGCGGCATTGACGTCGTTCGACACCAGTCCCTGAAGAAAACTCACCCTGTCCCGGCCACTGAGGGAGAGAATAACGCGATCCGTGAGCCATGCTCTTGCCATTTTCATTCTCCAATCCGGACAGTATTGAATGGAGATGCGGGTTGCAGCCTGCTGAAACAAGAGAGAAAATGTGAAAGCGACGCATGCGTTATTCGTGCGTTGCCTTATCAACGCAAGTCATTCCCCTCAGGAGGGGATATCCTGGGAGGCGTGACTTTTGCCAGTGTCCGAGATCATTGACCCGGCCGATCCCGAAGCCGAAACGAGAAGACGCCGTCTGATCGAACTCGTAGGCCCGATCTTCGGCGTTGTTCTTGTCATTGTGGTCATTGTTGTTGTCACGCTTCATTCCTATCACAAGACGCGCGACGGGGTGATTGCGCTCACCCGCGATCTGTTGCGCGAGGAACAGAAAAACCTGACGCAGCAGGTTTCAGACTATCTGGCCCCCGCTCCGGCGACTGCAACGGTGGCGCGTGACCTGCTGACCGATCCGGTGACGGATGAGCCACCCCAGGTCTTTCTGAATTATGGCGCATCCATGCTGCGCAATGTCGAGCAGGTGGAGAGCTTCTATCTCGCCGATGATCGTGGCTCGTTCTGGTTTATCGATCGTGCGCCAAAGGATATCGCCGATGGCATGGAATGGGTGCATCTGCTGCGGGACAAGAATGTTTTCCGGCACTGGTATTATGACAAGAACAATGTGCTGGTCCGCACGAGTGACACGCCGGGCAAGAATTACGATCCGCGTCAGCGCCCCTGGTACAAGGGAGCCTTCGAGCACCCTGACCTGAACTGGTCCGACCCCTATCCCACCGTTGCCACAGAACAGCTGATCGTGACTGCGGCCAGCGTCCTGCACACATCCGATGGGCATCAGGCCGTCTTTGCCATCAACATCTCCCTCAACCGCCTGACGGATTTTCTTGCAGCCATCAAGATTGGCAAAAGCGGCCAGGCTGTCGTGGTGGACAAGGAGGGGCATCTTATTGCGGGCAGTCACCTGCTGGATGTGGCGCGAAAGGCGAACTGGCAGTTCGACAAGATGCAGCTCGATCCTGCCACGCAGCCGGTTTTTACACGCGCGCTCTCGCTGTTCCACATTTACGGGGCGGGTGTGCACCTCATCAAGGCGCATGACACGCAATACGTCGCTATCATGGCCTCGTTGCACAAGATCAGGCCAGGATGGGTATTGCTGCTGAACGCGCCAGAGGACGATTTTGCGGCTTTCGCTGCGGCAGCAGGGCGGCAGGGTTTTCTTTTTTCCATGGTGATTGTCGTGCTGGCCGGGTTGCTGGCAGGGTTTCTGGTGCGACAGAACCGCCGGACCGAGGGTCTGCGTCGCCAGATCCGGTATGAACGTGCCCAGGTCAAGGCCGAGAGCAATGCGCTCAATGCCATGGCCGGAACGCCTCATCTCCTTGACCCCGGACACGATGCACCACTCCTGACGCAACGTCTGGCTGAACTGGCCCGGGCAAGGCGTGTGAGCCTGTGGCGGTCGGTTGGCGAGGAGGAGCGTCTTTTGTGTGAAGACTCCTATGACCGGACGACAGACGCTCATAGTGCGGGCATGGAACTGGCCCATAGCGATCTCAAGAATTTCTTTGCCATGTTGATGTCGGGTGAGGTGATCGAGAGCGATCACGCCTCGGCACAGGAGGGGTTGCGCACCTTCCAGCGCATGGTCATGAGTCAGATCGGTTCAAAGTCTGTCTATATCCAGCCCATTCTGGCCAGAGGTACGGTTATCGGCATGGTGGTGCTGGAAGACGCTGCCCGTCCCCATGCAGTCTCGCACATCATTGCGATTGTTGCCGAGATTGCGGCCGTCCGTTTTGCAAGCATGAGGGCCGATGAGGCTTCAGCCGGAAAGCCGGAGCAGACGCAACGCGAGGATTATGGTGCCATCACCACGCGACTGAATGAGGGCTTCATTGCCGCACCCGGCGAGAGCAGCGCTAACGGTCTCAAGGCGGGGCAATATGCAATGGTCCCGGTGGCGACAGTCCTGTTCCAGGACTCGAAGTCGGAAGCAACTGTCGATCTGATCCCGATCGTCCAGACGCTGGTGGAGCGGTTTCAGGACGTCATCCAGCATGCCGGGCTGTTTTCGGCTCAGGTTCTGGGTGGCAGGCTTGTGCTGATTGGCGGGTGTTCACAGGAGCCCGATCCCGATGCGGCACGGCGTGTCGCCGATGCGCTGTTGGCCCTGCGTGAACTGGCGCTTGTGACACTGTCCGACGCCGAACTTACCCCGAGCTTCCGTATTGGCCTCGATGTCGGGCAGGCCTTCGGGGCGACGCTGGGTCAGGATCCGGGTGTGTTCAATATCTGGGGCGAGGCACCTCAGACATCGGAGCTGCTGGCCATCAGTGCACCTGACTCAGGGACAATCCAGGTGTCGGAGGCCGCCCATGCGTTGCTGCGCGACTACTATCTGTTTAGGCCACGCGGCATGTTCTACCTGCCGGGCCTTGGCATCACCAACACCTATGTTCTGGCAGCCAAGCGTTGAGTGACGAGATTCCCCTCTACAGGCGCCTGCTCCGCCGTCTGGGCGCGCTGACGAGGCGGCAGATGCGTTTCTCGCTCATGCTCGTCGGGGCGAGCTGGGGCGTGGTACGTGAGGCGCTGCGCCCGACTTCGTGGCGCCGTACGGTGCTGCATGAGTTCAAGAACACGCTGCGACAGGCCGCGGGCGGTGGGCTGTTCAGCACGCTTTTCACGGCGGCGCTCACAGGGTTCGGGATTGTGGCGCAGGCGATCTACTGGCTGGGCATTGCCGGTATGGCCGATAGCACGGACTCTCTGCTGGCTACCGTGCTCGTGCGTGAAATCGCCCCGGTTCTGGTGGGCATCATCCTGCTGGGCCGGAGCGCCATGCTGAGCCTGACGCAGCTTGGACAGCTAACGCTGGGCGGTGAATTGCGCGCGCTTCAGGCTCAGGGGATCGATCCCTTCATGACACTGGTCATGCCGCGTGCGCTGGCGATGATGCTGAGTTCCTTCACGCTGGGCATGGTGTTCAGCATCATCTCACTGTCGGTCGGATATGGCGTTTGTCGTGTTCACTCCGTCATCACCATGCCGCTCTGGACGTTCCTCTACGATATCGTCGGGGCCATGAAGCCGATCGATTACCTCGGGATTCCCCTCAAGCTTACGATCAGCGGATTTTTGCTGAGCCTTGCCACGCAGCTGACCGGTCTCGATGCCACGCGTTCGGATACGATTGCGACCCTTCTGCCGCGTGGTTTTGCTCGTGGTATTCTCGTGATCATGGTCGTCAATGTCGTGCTCGGGGTGACAGTCGCATGACCGACGACCTTTCTGCCGTACTGGAATTGCGCGAAGCCCGCCCGGTTTTTGAGGAAAGCGGTCTGACGTCCATTCCCTATTCGCTGCGCCTGATGCCGGGCGACTGCATGCTGATTGCCTGTCGTGATTCCGAGCGCGCCACACGTTTTGCGGATCTTTGCACCGGTATGGCACCGCTCGTCTCGGGACAGGTGCTGTGCCAGGGGCTTAATTGGGAGGCGCTGGCCGAGCCCCGGGCCTGGGCGCTACGGGGGCGTATCGGCCGTGTGATGCAGCAGGGAGCCTGGATCGACCTGTTTGGCACCGATCTCAATATTCTTCTGCAACAGCTGCATCATACGCGCACGCCCACCGAGGAACTGATCGATGAGGCAATCGCGCTTTCCAGACGTTTTGGCCTGCCGGGTCTGCCGACATTGACCCCGGGACGGCTGAGCGTGGCTGATCGGGCCAAGGCGGCCTGTGTGAGAGCCTTTCTGGGAGAGCCGAAGCTGCTCTTGCTGGAAGATCCGGTGGAGCTGGAGACTGCTGATATGATGACTGCCTTCCTTGCCGAGCTGACAGCGGCACGTGAGCGAGGCTGTGGTGTGATCTGGTTTTCCCGCGAACCGGATCTGTGGCGTGGCTATCATGCCGAGGGAACGCAGCGATACAGGTTGCTGGATGAGGGTCTGTTACCAATGAAGCAGGTGGTCTGATGTTTCGTGTCCGTTCAAACGCCAACACTGGCAGCCGCACCCGTCCTTTGTTGCGCATCCGCTATGCCGATGAATGGGTCGGTATGCTGGTCGTCGCGACTTTCGGCCTGTTCATCTTTGCAATTATCGAGGCCGGCGTTCTGCGAGACTGGCTGACGCCCTCAGGCAAGCTGCATTTCAATCTGCCCGAGAGCGGTATTGCGGGCCTGGCCGTGGGAAATGACATCGAGCTTATGGGGATCCGTATCGGCTCGATCCGTGCGGTGAAGATCAACCCGCATGGTAATATGTACGCCATTGCTGATATCGACCCGCAATTCGAGCCTTATATCCGCAAGGACAGCCGCGCCATCATCCGTCATCGCTTTGTCGTGGCCGGAGCAAGCTATATCGAGCTTGAGCGCAGCAAAGGCCCTGCGATGGACTGGGAGTTTGCCGAGCTTGAAGCCACGGTCGAACCCAACCCGGCTGATATGATTACCAAGACCATCAGTGATATTCGTGCGGGCATGATGCCGAGCCTGCACAATGCGGACAAGATCATGGCTGACCTCGCTGCCGTGACGACATCCATCCGCAACGGTAAAGGTACAGTCGGTGGGCTGATGATGGATGACACGCTGCTTAAACATGCGGATGAAGTGATCAGAACACTTCAGGACTCCATAGCGCAGCTCAAGCCGATCGAGGCTCAGATATCAGGCGTTCTGAAGCAGACACAGGGCACGATGGATAACCTGCGTTCAAGCAGCAATGACGTGAAGAAAGCCACGCCGCAGCTCAAGGACACGATGGCGCATCTGAATGCCGCAAGTGCCCAGCTTCCGGCACTTCTGACACAGGCACAGGCCACGACCATCAGCCTCAAGCGCCTGACCGACCAGTTGCGTGGTCTCTGGATCCTGGGTGGCAGCTCGGGCAAGGCCCCTGCGCGCAGGCTTCCAGCCGGAGATATCAAGCCATGAAGAGGTCGCGTTTCCTGTTCCTCGGGACATTGTTGGGGGTAACGGCCCTGACGGGCTGTGGCGGTGCTGGGAGCAAGGACGCGGCACGTCCCGATCAGGATTATCTGAATGCCATGGAGGTCGGGCGGGACTCATTCGACCTGACCCATGCCGACCAGGCAAAAACACAATTCGAGAATGCGTATGGTAGAGCCCTGCTTCGCGATGATGTTCTGGCCATACGTGATGCCGGTTATAATCTGGCTGTCGCAAACCTTGCGATGGGTAATGCGAAAGCAACGCTCGATACCGTGCGCCGGGTTCATGGTGACATGGCGCTGCGCGGCGACGCACCCAGCCCAGCGCTCGATCTCGTTGCCGTGGCGGCCTATTGCCGGCTTGGTCAAAATGCTCAGGCAATCGATCTGGCGCACAGGATCAGCACTGATGACCCGGCGCTTATGGAGAGACGCGCATTCCTGATGGGTATTGCTGCTGACGGGGTGGGGGATACGGGCTTTCTGGCGACCTCGCTGAATGCCCTGCCAGTGTCACCCAGGCCGCCGAGGCTGGAACAGGCAGACAGAGCCGAGCTGACGTCACGTCTGGCACTGCGTCAGGGGCATTATGACCAGGCTGAATCGGAGGCGATCAAGGCGATCGATCTGCGTCGCGACATGCTGGATTATCGCGGCATGGCCAGAGCGCTCGATGGTGCAGCGCGTGCAGCTCAGGCTGCCGGCAAGAGCGGGCAGGCAGCAGCCTACCGCCAGCGTGCCGCCGAAAGCCGTGCTCAGGTCAGTGACAAGAGCTGAGCACGGCGCGCCTGCCTCAGCGGGGGAGAGGCGGCATCAGAGTATTGCAGCGGGCTGGTTCGTCAGGCCCTTGCCATCTGTCTGGCGCAGGGAGATGGCCGTGAGGATCAGACAGGCCAGTACCCCGGCGACCGAGGCTGTGCCGAACCACATCATCACGCCATAGAGGGCTCCACCCTTGCAGCATAGATAAAGGGCCAGCAGGGGCAGGAGTAGCCTGCAGGGATGGAGCATGACGCGGGGCAGGGCTGGCAGGGCCAGGATACGGCACATCTTGGGTTGCAGGAACCCATGCGCTGCGAAGGCGACAATCCAGAGCAGGATCGCAGAGGATAAGATCATGGGGTGACGAGCCTGCGATGGATGAGGAAAGCGATCAGCCCGAAACCCAGCACTGTCAGATCGACAGCCTTGTAGACATCGAGGCAGATGAGGAAATTGGCGGTGTTGCGGGTCAGCAGATCGAGAGGCAGCAGTGCCGCCGAGAACGCCGTGAACAGGAAGAACTGCTCGTTCCAGCCGTGCCGTGCCCTGTTGGTGAAACTGCGGAAAACCCCGTGAAGCAGGGCAAGCGCCCAGACGACGAAGAAGGACCGGATTTCCAGATGACTACGGTCGGGAAGATCGGCCCAGAGAAGGCGATTGGCCCAGAGATACGCCAGAGCGGCCAGGGGAAGCCCTGTCGTCACAGCGATGGTCAGAGACTCTGCCAGACGAAAGCCGAAGGTCCTCGCCTTTTTGGGCCGATGCTTCATCAGGAAAATCACGAGCCCCCCCGACATCATGGCGCTACCGATTACACCGCTGACGAAATAAAGCCACCGCAGGGGCAGTGGTGCCCAGCGTATGAAATGCAGCCCACGCAATATGCCGCCGAGGCGATGAAGCGTATCCGGTGCCCGGACCGTCTTGAGCAACGTACCGTCTTTCTCGGAGAACTCCAGATGATCTCGCGTGAGGGCGAAGGAAGCTGAATCCGCCTTTGTCATCGAGACCTTGCCGTGATCGAACAGGACAAGCCCTATCGAACCACTGCCAAACACGTCCTCTGCCTTATGGAACATGGGGGCCAGGGGCGCTGTAACCATCTCGGCTTCATTTGCATCGGGCGAGAGAGGCATGGTCGAGGCAGGGTGGGGCCCTTCGGGTGCAGGCCGTTCGGCCGTGCGATGCGATAGCCCTGCTGCCCTGGCGCGGCCATGCGACCCTGCGCCAGCCTGCGGGCGGCCATGATGGCCCGTGCTGAACATGGGGAAAAGACGGGGGGCATGGATGACGGCGCCCGTATAGGCCATCATGACCATGAAGGGCAGGAAAAGCAGGCCTGCCAGGATATGGGCATCCATGAAGGCGCGGTTTTTCGAGGCAAAAGGTCTGAAAAGCAGAAGATCGCTGAAAATCGACCGGAAATGGATCACGATGCCCGAGCCCACCGCCACCAGCAGGCCGATAGCGGCGATTTCGGTCAGCATATTGCCCCAGAAGGGTCCGTAATACAGCGAATGGTGCAGATCGAAGAAAAGCTGACCGCCTCCCGTCTGACGCGTCGCTACCGGGAACGCATCCTGAGGACGGTATGCGGACCCGATAAAGGCATGACCATCATAATGCTGGATCCGTATGATCGGATCGCGCGGGGTGGGCAGCGTGATGAAGGCATTCTGACCCTCGTCGCGCAACTCCGCAGCGATGGTTCCAACCTGATTGAGCGCCTCATCACTCATTGGCTGAGCGACATAATGGGATAATTCAGGCTGCATCCAGCGCGTCAGCTCGGTGTCGAAAAGGGCAAGGCTTCCGCCCGTGAAGATCACCACCAGAATGATGCCGCCGATAAAGCCGACCCATTCATGAAGCCAGCCCATTCTGATGCGTAGAGTATCGCGCATCAGTGCGTTCCGAACTGTGAAACAAGAGTGACGAGGGGCAGCAGCCACACCGTGAGGGGCATCTGACGTGCAGGAAGCGTTGTCACCCGCCGCGGGGGCAGGCTGAATGCCACCAGCACCGTGACAGGAAGGAGCGCGAAGACGGTCAGGAAGCCGACGATCATGAGCGGTTCGCCCCCATAATGCCTGAACATGGCCATAACGCCCAGGCTAGCAGCGTACCCTACGATCATACCAAGGACGAGGCGCCGGACCCATGAACGAATGTGTTTCCGGCCCTGTTTGTAACTGAGACTCTTTCGCATGTGCTTCCTGTGCAACAGCGCCTAGCTTCGCGACGCGATTATCGCAGGTCAGGACAAAGTTTAGTTGCGAGCGTTTCTTATTCGCGTCTATTTGGCCGCGTCATTTACCTCTTGTCAATGAGATTAGCCTCTTGAGCCTGCTCACCTTGTCCGCCCTGAAGCCCGGAATGCCGCGTCCACGACGTCTGGCACTTTCTGCCCTGCTCATGCTGTCTGCAACCCTGCCGTGCCAAGCTTTCGCACAGGATCAGACACCCGCGCAGGCACAATCGCAATCGGGGGCGGTGAAAGACAGTCAGAAAAACGCGAGAGGGGCTAACAAGGCGCGTAGCCAGGCCCTGACCAGCGACGAGCAGATCGAGGTCAAGGCGCAGCGTCAGAACCGTATGGAAGTGAAGTCAGGCGGTAATCTGGGTGCGCTGGGTAACAAGAAGGGGCTGGATGTGCCCTTCAACGTGCGCAGCTACACCTCGGCGCTGATTCTCAACCAGCAGTCCCAGACGCTGGGCGAGGTGCTGATGAATGACCCGACCGTGCGTACAACGCTCGGTTACGGCAATTTCTCCGAACAGTTCGTGATCCGCGGCTTCCCTGTCTATGGCGATGACGTGGCAATTGACGGGCTATACGGTATCACGCCGCGCCAGCTCGTCTCGCCGCAGCTTTACGAACAGGTGCAGGTGCTCAACGGCGCCTCGGCGTTTCTTAACGGTGCGGCGCCGGGTGGCACGGCACAGGGCGGCAATATCAATCTCGAATTCAAGCATGCCGGTGATACCCCTCTGACGCGGGTGACGGGTGACTACACCAGTTCCTCGATGGGCGGAGGCGCTGTCGATGTGGGTCGACGCTTTGGCCAGGACAAGCAGTTCGGGGTGCGGATCAACGTTGCAGGTCGTAGC
The sequence above is drawn from the Asaia bogorensis NBRC 16594 genome and encodes:
- a CDS encoding MlaD family protein; amino-acid sequence: MFRVRSNANTGSRTRPLLRIRYADEWVGMLVVATFGLFIFAIIEAGVLRDWLTPSGKLHFNLPESGIAGLAVGNDIELMGIRIGSIRAVKINPHGNMYAIADIDPQFEPYIRKDSRAIIRHRFVVAGASYIELERSKGPAMDWEFAELEATVEPNPADMITKTISDIRAGMMPSLHNADKIMADLAAVTTSIRNGKGTVGGLMMDDTLLKHADEVIRTLQDSIAQLKPIEAQISGVLKQTQGTMDNLRSSSNDVKKATPQLKDTMAHLNAASAQLPALLTQAQATTISLKRLTDQLRGLWILGGSSGKAPARRLPAGDIKP
- a CDS encoding PepSY-associated TM helix domain-containing protein encodes the protein MRDTLRIRMGWLHEWVGFIGGIILVVIFTGGSLALFDTELTRWMQPELSHYVAQPMSDEALNQVGTIAAELRDEGQNAFITLPTPRDPIIRIQHYDGHAFIGSAYRPQDAFPVATRQTGGGQLFFDLHHSLYYGPFWGNMLTEIAAIGLLVAVGSGIVIHFRSIFSDLLLFRPFASKNRAFMDAHILAGLLFLPFMVMMAYTGAVIHAPRLFPMFSTGHHGRPQAGAGSHGRARAAGLSHRTAERPAPEGPHPASTMPLSPDANEAEMVTAPLAPMFHKAEDVFGSGSIGLVLFDHGKVSMTKADSASFALTRDHLEFSEKDGTLLKTVRAPDTLHRLGGILRGLHFIRWAPLPLRWLYFVSGVIGSAMMSGGLVIFLMKHRPKKARTFGFRLAESLTIAVTTGLPLAALAYLWANRLLWADLPDRSHLEIRSFFVVWALALLHGVFRSFTNRARHGWNEQFFLFTAFSAALLPLDLLTRNTANFLICLDVYKAVDLTVLGFGLIAFLIHRRLVTP
- a CDS encoding P-loop NTPase family protein, which gives rise to MTDDLSAVLELREARPVFEESGLTSIPYSLRLMPGDCMLIACRDSERATRFADLCTGMAPLVSGQVLCQGLNWEALAEPRAWALRGRIGRVMQQGAWIDLFGTDLNILLQQLHHTRTPTEELIDEAIALSRRFGLPGLPTLTPGRLSVADRAKAACVRAFLGEPKLLLLEDPVELETADMMTAFLAELTAARERGCGVIWFSREPDLWRGYHAEGTQRYRLLDEGLLPMKQVV